GCCCGCCGGAAGGGCCCCTGGGCGCGCCCGCACCAGGTGGAGCCCTCGGGGAAGACGGTGACCCGGTCCCCGGCGAGCAGCGCGCGGGTGAGGGTCTCGACGGTGCGGGGCAGGGCCCGGATGCGGTCGCGTTCGATGAACAGGGTGCCCGCCCGGGCAGCGAGCCGGCCCAGCACCGGCCAGGCGCCGATCTCGCTCTTGGCCAGCATCCGGCAGGGCAGGACGGCGGCGACGAGCGGGACGTCCAGCCAGGAGATGTGGTTGGCGACGATCAGGCGGCCCCCGTCCGGGCCGGGGGCGCCGTGCACGGTGATCCGTATCCCCAGGGAACGCACGAGCGCCGCCGACCAGGCCCGGACCAGCCCGTGGCGGGGCCGCGCGGGGAGCAGCCGGACCGGGGCCGCGGCCGGGACGGCGAGCAGGATCAGGGCCAGGGCCGTGGCCAGCCGGAGCACGGCGCGGGCCACGCCGGCGGCCTTCCCCGTGTGGCCGGCGCAGGCCTGCGGCGTGCAGGGCGCGGTGGGCAGCCAGACGCTCATGCGCCCGGGGCGAGCGAGAGGAAGTGGTTCAGGTAGCGCGGGTTGGTCCGGCGCAGGGAGAGCAGCACGTACAGGTCGGCGCAGCCGAACTCGGCGTCGAGTGCCGGCTCCCCGCAGACCCAGGCGCCCAGGCGGATGTAGCCGCGCAGCAGGGGCGGCAGCTCCATGCGGCCGGGGACGGTGATGCCCTCGGGGCTCCACGGCAGGTGCGGGGTGACCCGGTACTCCTGCGGGGCGAGGTTGCGGGCCAGGACGGTCTCGCGGGTGGCGGCGGCCAGCACCCCGCCGTCGGCCAGCGGTATCGAGCAGCAGCCGGCGAGCCAGTTGTGGCCGGAGCGCTCCATGTAGCGGGCCAGGCCTGCCCAGATCAGGGCGATGACGGCGCCGTTGCGGTGGTCGGGGTGGACGCAGGAGCGGCCGACCTCGACCAGGTCGGGGCGGATCGGGGCGAGGGCGGAGAGGTCGAACTCGCCCTCGGAGTAGAGGCGCCCGGCGACGGCCGCGCGCTCCGGGGGCAGCAGCCGGTAGGTTCCGACGACCTCGCCGGTCTCCTCGTCGAGGACCAGGAGGTGGTCGCAGTAGGCGTCGAAGGCGTCGGCGTCCAGGCCCGGCTCGGGTCCGTCGAGGCGGGCGCCGAGCTCTCCGGCGAAGACCTGGTGGCGCAGCCGCTGGGCGGCGCGGACCTCGCCCTCGTCACGGGCGAGGCGGACGGTGTAGCGGGGGGCGGCGGGGGTGGCAGCGGCCGTGGGGACGGCGGCCGGGGCCGGTGGTGCGAGGGGGGACGGGGACAGGGGGGCGATGGTCATGGCTGCTCCTGATCCGGGCACGGGGAGCCGGGCCGCAGGTGGCGGGCCCGGCTCCTTTACTTCTTCCGTGACCGGCTGGATTCCTCATGACCGCTCAGCGGCTCCCGGATGTGCGGAGGCTGAACTCGACGGGTGGCACCCCGGCCGCGATCTTGGGGGCCGGGATCCCGGCGCGGCTCAGCGGTCGGAGCTGAGGACCTGGCTCACCGTGTCCGAGGCCGCCTTCGCCGCCTGCCGGGGGTCCTGGCCGGTGAGCACGGCCGTCATGTACGGCTTGATCGGGTTCTTGGCCTCGACCTCGGCCCAGCGGGCGGACTTCGGCGTGGCCCGGCCCTGGGCGGCGCCGGGCGCCATGGCGGCGGCGCCGTCGTTGCCGTCGACCACGTGCGCGAGGGTGGTCTTGTTCGGGACGTAGCTCATGGTGCGTGCGAGTTCCGTCTGCCACTTCTCGCTGACCAGGGCGGTGATCACGTCCACGGCGAGGGCCCGGTTCCGGGTCTTCTCCGGGATGATCAGGTCGGAGCCGCCGGTGAAGACTGAGCCGGCCTTCTCGGAGGTCTTGCCGGGGACGGGGAAGAAGCCGAGCTTGCCCTTGAGCGCCGGATTGGCCGCCTCGATCTGGGCGGCCTGGCCGGGCGGGGCGATGATCTGGGCGACCTGGCCGCGGGCGAAGACCTCGGACTGCGGGGGCGTCTCCTCGTCGGCGTTCCTGGGCCCGTCGCCGAGGGCCTGGAGCTGCTTGTAGAAGTCCATCCCGGCCAGGGCCTTGTCCTCGTCGAGGGCGCCGACCCACTGGCCGCCGGTCTCCACGGCGAGTTCGCCGCCCTCGTCCCAGACGAACCCGGCGAGGACGTACCAGTTCTGGCCGGGGAGGTAGATGCCCTGCTGGTCGCCCTTGTCGAGCTTCTGGGTGGCGGAGATCCAGTCCTGGCGGTTCTTGGGCGGGGTCTTGATCCCGGCGTTCGCGAACAGGTCCTTGTTGTAGATCACCACCCGGTTGGCGGCGTACCACGGGACTCCGTACTGGGCGCCGTTGACGCTTCCCGGGTCGGAGAGGCCCTTGAGCCAGTCCTTGCTGCCCCATTCGCGCAGGCCCTCGAGGGTGACCTCGGAGACGCCGCCGGTCTCGACGTACTGGGCCACCTGGGTGTTGCCGACCTCGATGACGTCGGCGCCGGCGCCGGCCTCGGCCTTGCCGCCGAGGACCGCGTTGACCTTGTCGCCGATCCCCTTCCACTCCTGGATCCTCACCTCCAGGTCGGTGCCGGGGTGCTGCTTCTCGAAGTCGGCGGTGAACTTCGCGATGAAGTCGTCGGAGGCGCTGCCCTTCATCAGCCAGAGGGTCACCTTCCCGGATCCCCCGTCCGATCCTGCCGACTGGCCGCAGCCGGTCAGGGCGGTCGCGGCCGCGAGGGCCGTGCACACGGCGAGGAAGCGCATCTTCACGAGGGTCACCTTCTGGGGATGGATCTCAGATGGCTTGAAATTGGCATAGACCAATGGGTGGGTCAACCCCCTTTCACCCGGGACTGTTCACGCAAAGTTCGCGGACCCGGCCTTACTGGGGCACCGTGGAACAAGGCAACAGCAAGGCAACCGCGACGACTGGCGGGAGACCCCATGTCCAACCACACCTACCGGGTGACCGAGATCGTCGGCACGTCCCCCGAGGGCATCGATCAAGCCATCCGGAACGCGATCGCGCGCGCGAAGCAGACCCTGCACAATCTGGACTGGTTCGAGGTCACGCAGGTGCGCGGGCACATCGAGAACGGCGAGGTCGCGCACTACCAGGTCGGACTGAAGGTGGGCTTCCGCCTCGACGGCGAGGACTGAGGGCCGGCGGTGGCCCGCGCCCGGGCCGGGCGCGGGCGCGGGCGCCGCTCAGGTGCGGGCGCCGCTCAGGTGCGGCCTTCGCCCTCCTGTGCCGCCTTCAGCTCCGGCGCCTCCGCGGCCCAGTCCGCCAGGAGCACCCGGAAGCCGGCCGCGCGCGCCGCCTCGCAGACGAGTTCGTCGTCGTCCACGAGCACGCGCACCTCGCGCCCCCGGGCGAGCCGCCGGAGCACCTCCAGCTTCGTCACCCGGGCCGGACGCCGGTCCTGGTTGCCGCGCATCCACACCCGGCCCTCGGGCAGCCCGTGCCGGACGAGCCAGTCGTCGGTGTCGGCCCGGCAGCGCTCCGGCCGGCCGGTCAGGTACACGACCTCGCAGTCGGCCGCGCTCTCCACCGCCAGGGCCACGCCCCGGGCGAGCGGCGGATCGGCCGGGGCCGCGCCGAAGAAGCCCGCCCAGTCACGCGGGCGGCCCTCCAGGAAGTGCTGGCGGTGGCCGGTGTCGGCGAGGGTGTTGTCGATGTCGAAGACGGCCAGCGGCCGGCGGGTTGCGGTCTCGGTCATGGCCGCAGCCTAGGTCGTCCCTTTCGGAGCATGCCGGGGCGGGGGAATCCTCACGGCCGCCGGGCGTTGAGAGCTGTGTGATCCGAAAAGTCTCGATACTCGACCGGTCCCGCACCCGCGAGGGGTACACCGCCCCGCAGGCCCTGCGCGACACCGTGGAGCTGGCCCGCGCCGCGGAGGAGCTGGGCTACCACCGCTTCTGGGTGTCGGAGCACCACAGCGTGCCCGGGGTCGCGGGCTCCGCGCCCACCGTGCTGGCCGCGGCCGTGGCCGCCGCCACCCGGCGGATCCGGGTCGGCACGGGCGGGGTGATGCTGCCCAACCACCAGCCGCTGGTGGTGGCCGAGCAGTTCGGGGTCCTGGAGGCGCTGTTCCCCGGCCGGATCGACATGGGGCTCGGCCGCTCGGTCGGCTTCACCGGGGGCATCCGCCGGGCCCTGGGCCGTGACACCGGGGACGCCGACCGGTTCGAGGAGCAGCTGGCGGAGCTGCTGGGCTGGATCGACGGCAGCCAGCGGGCCCACCCCGAGGTGCACGCCCGCCCGGCCGAGGGGCTGCGGATCCCGCCCTTCGTCCTGGCCACCGGGGAGGGCGCGGGGATCGCCGCCCGGGCCGGGCTCCCGATGGTGGTCGGCGACCTGCGGGCCCGCGGCAAGGTCGCGGAGGCGGTCCGCCGGTACCGCGAGGAGTTCCGGCCCTCCCCCTGGGGCGGGGAGCCGTACGTCGTGGTTTCCGGGACGGTGGCGGTCGCCTCGAGCGGGGAGGCCGCGCGGCGGATCCTGCTCCCGGAGGCGTGGGCCCTCGCGCACTCCCGGACCCGGGGCAGCTTCCCGCCCCTGCGCCCGGCGGAGGAGGTCGAGGCGCTGGAGATGACCGCGAAGGAGCGGGAGCTGTACGAGGGCGCCCTCGCCGGGCACATCGCCGGCACCGAGGAGGAGGTCGCCGGCCGGCTGGCGGAGGTCACCGAGGCCACCGGGGCGGACGAGCTGCTGGTCACCACGTCCACCTACGACCGGACGGCCCTGCTGGACTCCTTCGGCCGCCTCGCCCGGATCACCGGGCTGGGCTAGCCACCTCGGGGCCCTAAACTGGGGCGAATGCGCCACTCCCCCGACGCCCCAGCCGACCAGCCGGACTCCCCCGACCCCTGCGTACGGGTACGAGGCGCCCGGGAGCACAATCTGCGCGGGGTCGACGTGGACATCCCGCGCGACACGCTGACCGTCTTCACCGGGGTCTCCGGCTCCGGGAAGAGCTCCCTGGCCTTCGGCACCCTCTACGCCGAGGCCCAGCGGCGGTACTTCGAGTCCGTGGCCCCTACGCCCGGCGGCTGATCCACCAGATCGGCGCCCCGAAGGTGGACTCGGTGACCGGGCTGCCGCCCGCCGTCTCCCTGGAGCAGCGCCGGTCCGCTCCGGGCTCGCGCTCCTCGGTGGGGACGGTGACCCTGCTCTCCAACTCCCTGCGGATGCTGTACTCCCGGGCCGGGACCTATCCGCCCGGAGCCGAGCGGCTCGACTCCGACGCCTTCTCCCCCAACACGGCTTCCGGCGCCTGCCCTTCCTGCCACGGGCTGGGCCGGATCCACCGCACCAGCGAGGAACTCCTCGTCCCCGACCGCGACCTGTCGATCCGTCAGGGAGCCATCGCGGCCCGGCCGGGGGCCTGGCAGGGCAAGAACCTGCGGGACATCCTCGAGGTGCTCGGCCACGACGTGGACCGGCCCTGGCGGGAGCTGTCGGCGAAGGACCGCGAGTGGATCCTGTTCACCGAGGAGCAGCCGGTGGTCACCGTGCACCCGGTGCGGGAGGCGGACCGGATCCAACGCCCCTACCAGGGCACGTACATGAGCGCGCACCGCTATGTGATGCGGACCTTCTCCGACAGCAGGAGCGCCACCTGGCGCTCCTGGACGGTCCGGACCTGAATCGGGCTCGGCTATCTGAGCGTCTCTGATCGGCCGCAATCACGCCAATCGCCTTCGTGCCCTGGTGCGACCGGCGTACCGGCGGCCCGTGTGAGCACGTCCCTCCGGACGCTGGTTGGCCCAGCCTGCACGGCTATGAGGCCAAGGAGGGTGCCCGACGTCGCCTGGGCACCGGGCGTGCACACACATAGTGTCACAGGCCGACTACGGATGGCCAGTTGAGGCGGCGACCCGGGATCACGCTGTGCACAGCCTGCCCGGCTGGCCACCCAGCTGCGGTCGGGGCTGTTCGGGGTGGTGTACGTACTGGACGAGCCGTCGGCGGGGCTGCACCCGGCGGACACCGAGGCGCTGCTCGACGTACTGGACCGGCTGAAGCGGGCGGGGAACACCGTCTTCGTCGTGGAGCACCACCTGGAGGTGGTGCTCCGCGCGGACTGGCTGGTGGACGTGGGGCCGCTGGCCGGGGAGCACGGCGGGCGGGTGCTGTACAGCGGGCCGCCCGGGGAGCTGGCCGCCGTCGCGGAGTCGGCGACGGCGCGGCATCTGTTCGCGCCGGCCGGGGCAGCGCGGGAGCGGCCCGTGCGGGAGGCCACCGGCGGCATCCGGCTCACGGGCGTGGACCGGCACAACCTGCGTGACGTGGCGGTGGAGTTCCCGCTCGGGGTGTTCACGGCGGTGACGGGCGTGTCCGGTTCGGGGAAGTCGACGCTGGTCGGACAGGTGCTGGCGCAGGAGGTCGCCGGGCGGCTGGCCGAGGCGGACTTCCCGGTGCGGCGGCTGGTGGAGGTGGACCAGAAGCCGATCGGGCGGACGCCGCGCTCCAACCTGGCCACGTACACGGGGCTGTTCGACGTGGTCCGCAGGCTCTTCACGGCGGCCCCGGAGTCGAGGGCGCGCGGCTGGAAGGCGGGCCGGTTCTCCTTCAACGTGCCGGGCGGGCGCTGCGAGACCTGCCAGGGCGAGGGCTTCGTCTCGGTGGAGCTGCTGTTCCTGCCCAGTACGTACGCCCCGTGCCCGCAGTGCGCGGGCGCGCGGTACAACTCCGAGACGCTGGAGGTCCGTTACGCGGGGCTGAACATCGCGGAGGTGCTGGGTCTGACGGTGGAGGCGGCGGCCGGCTTCTTCGCGCAGGTCCCGGCGGCGGCGCGCAGCCTGCGGGCGCTGGAGGACATCGGCCTGGGCTACCTGCGGCTGGGGCAGCCCGCGACCGAGCTGTCGGGCGGGGAGGCGCAGCGCATCAAGCTGGCGACGGAGCTCCAGCGGCTGCGCCGCGACCACACCCTGTACCTGCTGGACGAGCCGACGACGGGGCTGCATCCGGCCGATGTGCGGGTGCTGCTGCGGCAGTTGCACGGGCTGGTGGACGCGGGGCATTCGGTGGTGGTCGTGGAGCACGACATGGAGGTGGTGGCGGGGGCGGACTGGGTGATCGACCTGGGTCCGGGCGGCGGTACGGAGGGCGGCCAGGTCACGGCGGCGGGTC
This is a stretch of genomic DNA from Streptomyces sp. NBC_00091. It encodes these proteins:
- a CDS encoding extracellular solute-binding protein, which translates into the protein MRFLAVCTALAAATALTGCGQSAGSDGGSGKVTLWLMKGSASDDFIAKFTADFEKQHPGTDLEVRIQEWKGIGDKVNAVLGGKAEAGAGADVIEVGNTQVAQYVETGGVSEVTLEGLREWGSKDWLKGLSDPGSVNGAQYGVPWYAANRVVIYNKDLFANAGIKTPPKNRQDWISATQKLDKGDQQGIYLPGQNWYVLAGFVWDEGGELAVETGGQWVGALDEDKALAGMDFYKQLQALGDGPRNADEETPPQSEVFARGQVAQIIAPPGQAAQIEAANPALKGKLGFFPVPGKTSEKAGSVFTGGSDLIIPEKTRNRALAVDVITALVSEKWQTELARTMSYVPNKTTLAHVVDGNDGAAAMAPGAAQGRATPKSARWAEVEAKNPIKPYMTAVLTGQDPRQAAKAASDTVSQVLSSDR
- a CDS encoding 1-acyl-sn-glycerol-3-phosphate acyltransferase; the encoded protein is MSVWLPTAPCTPQACAGHTGKAAGVARAVLRLATALALILLAVPAAAPVRLLPARPRHGLVRAWSAALVRSLGIRITVHGAPGPDGGRLIVANHISWLDVPLVAAVLPCRMLAKSEIGAWPVLGRLAARAGTLFIERDRIRALPRTVETLTRALLAGDRVTVFPEGSTWCGRAQGPFRRAAFQSALDAGVPVQPVRIGYRLADGELAGAPAFVGDDPLTASLWRIARARGVRAEVWLLPRIPPGRHTGRRELAAAAQQAVLGGAEGERPLLAGVPAQQRPGGPDQPPATDSDSAKRPAASVHHCVRSSPASASSLRTPS
- a CDS encoding dodecin, with the protein product MSNHTYRVTEIVGTSPEGIDQAIRNAIARAKQTLHNLDWFEVTQVRGHIENGEVAHYQVGLKVGFRLDGED
- a CDS encoding GNAT family N-acetyltransferase — its product is MTIAPLSPSPLAPPAPAAVPTAAATPAAPRYTVRLARDEGEVRAAQRLRHQVFAGELGARLDGPEPGLDADAFDAYCDHLLVLDEETGEVVGTYRLLPPERAAVAGRLYSEGEFDLSALAPIRPDLVEVGRSCVHPDHRNGAVIALIWAGLARYMERSGHNWLAGCCSIPLADGGVLAAATRETVLARNLAPQEYRVTPHLPWSPEGITVPGRMELPPLLRGYIRLGAWVCGEPALDAEFGCADLYVLLSLRRTNPRYLNHFLSLAPGA
- a CDS encoding LLM class flavin-dependent oxidoreductase, whose translation is MIRKVSILDRSRTREGYTAPQALRDTVELARAAEELGYHRFWVSEHHSVPGVAGSAPTVLAAAVAAATRRIRVGTGGVMLPNHQPLVVAEQFGVLEALFPGRIDMGLGRSVGFTGGIRRALGRDTGDADRFEEQLAELLGWIDGSQRAHPEVHARPAEGLRIPPFVLATGEGAGIAARAGLPMVVGDLRARGKVAEAVRRYREEFRPSPWGGEPYVVVSGTVAVASSGEAARRILLPEAWALAHSRTRGSFPPLRPAEEVEALEMTAKERELYEGALAGHIAGTEEEVAGRLAEVTEATGADELLVTTSTYDRTALLDSFGRLARITGLG